The DNA region TCTCGGTCAACAACTCGTGCAGTCTCGTTGATACTGGCTGGCTCTTCCCGACGAACGGCCTCGATGAGATCGAGAACGCGCGGGGTCAGCGTCCCCATGAGGTCGTCGTAACTCGTGAACGAGAGCGTCGGCGTAGAATCTACCGCATCACCCCGTTTGAGTGTCTCAATGCCCTCGGTAACGTCGTCGTGAAACTCGCGCGACGACTGTACAGTCACGACTAGGGTTGATTCGGATCGAAGCTGTTCGCGCTCCAGTGGATGCAGTGGCGGCGTGGTA from Halostella salina includes:
- a CDS encoding HVO_A0114 family putative DNA-binding protein; its protein translation is TTPPLHPLEREQLRSESTLVVTVQSSREFHDDVTEGIETLKRGDAVDSTPTLSFTSYDDLMGTLTPRVLDLIEAVRREEPASINETARVVDRDVKNVHEELSRLAQLGIIFFEEDGQSKRPVVWFDELVINLPFDPEAGDTAAASP